Within the Candidatus Thermoplasmatota archaeon genome, the region TGTCCTTCACCAAGACCGCAGACGTCACAACAGCTGACCCAGGCGACACGATCGTCTACACGCTCGAGTACGAGAACAGCGGGACCGGTTGGGCCACTCTCGTAAAGATAGTCGATACCATCCCAGCTGATACCACATACGTGAGTTCCAATCCAGTCTGCGACACCGTCGTTGGCGATGTCTACACATGGAACATCGGCGACCTGGCACCAGGCGGAAGCGGAACGATCACCATAACCGTCACAGTGGACGTCGGAACAGCCGACGAGACACTGCTTCACAATGAAGCGACACTCGACTATGCGGACGCCAATGGCAACTACTACACTCAGCTCAGCGACTACGCGGACGTCGTCGTGACAGCTCC harbors:
- a CDS encoding DUF11 domain-containing protein — encoded protein: TVTVDVGTADETLLHNTGTLDYSDANGNFIEQLSDYADVVVTAPILSFTKTADVTTADPGDTIVYTLEYENSGTGWATLVKIVDTIPADTTYVSSNPVCDTVVGDVYTWNIGDLAPGGSGTITITVTVDVGTADETLLHNEATLDYADANGNYYTQLSDYADVVVTAP